The stretch of DNA CTGCTTCATGCATAAGCTCTACAAATTTTGCAGCAATGACAGGTGTCGAGTTCGCTGGCTTTAACAGAACGGTATTTCCAGTAACTATCGCCGCAATTGTCGTTCCAGCCATAATGGCTAATGGAAAGTTAAATGGTGATATGATAATTCCTACACCTAGTGGAATATAATTAAATTGATTAAATTCACCTGTACGACTTTTAACAGGTGCACCATCCTTGATCGTTAACATTTGTCTTCCGTAATACTCGATGAAATCAATAGCCTCCGCTGTATCCGCATCAGCCTCTTTCCATGGCTTTCCTGCTTCTTTTACTAGATAACTAGAAAACTCATGTTTCCGACGGCGCATCATTGCAGCAGCCCGGAATAGGATATTGGCTCGGTGTTCTGGTTTCCATGTTTTCCAAGATTCAAAGGCGGTTAAGGCTGCTTGCATAGCTTTTTCAGCTAGCTCCTGATTAGCCATAGAAACACTACCAATGATTTCTTCTTTATTGGCAGGATTAATTGATAGTATTTTTTCCTCTGTCGTAATAGGTTTACCATCAATAATAACAGGGTAGTGTTTACCGAGTTGAGACTGAACAAATGATAATGCTTTTTGAAAATCTTCTTTATTTTTTTCTTCTGTAAAATTAGTAAATGGTTCATGTGAATACGAAATCATAAAATAGCCCCCTTCTATGTTCGTAATACTATATTGCAAGTTTCGTGCCAACAATATTTTTGCATATCGCCGCAGTTCTCCAAAAACATAATGCAAATTATTTTTGCGAATCAGTCGCTTCTTTTGCAAAAAAACGCAAAATTATTTTGCGTTATCATGTTTTTTTTGATTAAATAGGTGCATAAAGTATTAACAAGGGGTATGAACCATCATGGAAAAAACAAAGAATGATTTACTCTATTTAACACGAATGTATAAACGAATATTAGACGAAGTGGATGTTGGAGTTCATGCAGTTGACGAAACCGGAAAAACGATTATCTATAATAAAAAAATGATGCAAATGGAATCGATGGACATTCATGATGTAATGGATAAAAACCTACTCGATGTCTTTATGTTTAAGGATGACCAATCTAGTACTCTTGTAAAAGCACTTCAGGAGAGGAAAGAAACAAGTAACGTAAAGCAAACTTATTTTAATAACAAGGGCCGAGAAGTTACTACGATCAACAATACTATTCCTATTTATTTAGATGAGAATCTTAAGGGTGCAGTTGAAATTGCAAAGGATGTTACTAAACTTGAACGGCTAATTAAAGGTAATTTGAATAGGGAGTCAACAAAATATACATTTGATTCCATTATAGGAACTAGTCCCTCTATTTTAGAGGTTAAGGAATCTGCTAAACGTGCGACTCGGACCTCTTCTTATGTATTAATTGTCGGTGATACTGGTACTGGAAAAGAACTTTTTGCTCAAAGCATACATAATGCCAGCGGGCGGTTATCTGCTCCTTTTATTTCACAAAATTGTGCTGCACTGCCTGATAACTTAATTGAAAGTCTCCTTTTCGGTACAAAGCGGGGAGCATTCACGGGTGCAGTCGACACACCCGGATTATTTGAACAAGCTAATGGTGGAACCTTGTTGCTTGATGAAATTAATTCATTAAATTTAAATCTTCAGGCGAAATTACTCCGGGTTCTTCAGGAAAAAACAATAAGGAGAATTGGCGATACGAAGGATACACCAATCGATGTTAGGGTTATTGCGAACATGAATGAGGATCCGATTGATGCTATTGCCAATAACCGATTGCGAAAAGACTTATATTATCGGCTCGGTGTCGTAACAATCTTTGTCCCTCCATTAAAGGATCGAAAAGAGGATATTCCATTATTGGTCGCTCATTTTATTGATAAATATAATGAGCGCTTTCAAATGAATGTAAAAGGTTTATCGGAGGAAGTCCATTTGTCTTTCCTTGAATATGATTGGCACGGGAATGTTCGTGAGCTTGAGCACATTATTGAAGCAGCCATGAACATAATGATGGATGAGGAAGTTATCATGTACTCCCATTTACCTTACCAATATCGTAGCAAAATGCAGTTGAAAGAGAGAATGATGCCATTATCCACTGTTGATACATTCCTAAAGGAAAATTCAGACGTAACTATACCTCTAAAAGACCAAATGGAGTTATTTGAAAAAACCTATATTGAGCATGTCCTAAAGAAAAATGATTTTAATATTTCAAGAGCAGCTAGGTCTCTTGGATTGAGCCGTCAAAGCCTACAATATAGGATGAAGAAATTGAGTTTAGATAGTAAATAGTAATTTTTTTGCATAACATTTCCATTTTCTCATCATAATATAAAAAAAGATGAGGTGAAAATGATGGGACTTCTAAACTCATTTAATCAATGGAGAGAAACAAGGTATCAAAATCATGTAACCAGTATGAAAGATTTAGGCAAGTGTCCTGACTGTCAAGGTCGTGGTTATACTGTTTACCCTTATAATGAATATGCCTACTATAATTCGTTTGAATGTCCCGGTTGCCAAGGAAGCGGACATTATACAGATTGGGAAGAATTGAGATAGGTCCGTGGAAACATCAAATAGTATAAGTTGAATTCTGCTCATTAAAAATGCCCAGTATCATTCATACTGGGCATTTTTAATAATAGGCTAATGGCTTTACATTTGTTTCTTTATCATGTCTTGATACGCTTTTGCGGTCCTAACTTCCACAGTTAAGGCTCCTTTTCTTACAATAGCCTTCAAGATGACTGGCGCACCTGTCGTATTTTTAAATCTAAAATCTTTACCTCCATAGGATACTGTCGCATCTCTTCCAGTTGGAACATACCCTACTTGTAGTGAATGATGGTGCTTTTCGATGTAACTAACACCTAATTTGTCAATGGCATTAAATAAGGTGGATGAAGTTTGACAAATACCCCCACCTATACCTTCAACAAGTTTCCCTTCTAAGGCTTCGGGTGCCTTTTGAAACCCGTGCGCTTCATCACTTGGGCCCACCGTCGTATTAAACGAGAAGGAGTCCCCCACACCAAGAATGACATTATTGATGGCTTGTGCTGATAAAGCTATATTTTTCGTTCTTCCAACGACACCGCTATTAAAATGAGTAGTGTAAGATGCGACTAAGACTTCCCCTAAATGGGCTGCATCTTCCACCTTATATCCACTTGCTGTCACATATAATGGCACCTCAACATTTCCACCTTTTACAGAAGACTGAATCACTTTTTCTATCAATTCATCCTCATCTAAAATGGTTTGTGGTGTCCCTTTTATAACCTGGCCCTTTCCATCTAGCTTATCTAGAATCATTCTCTTATCATAACCAGGGGTTGTTTCGGTTCCCCTTGCTAATTCTCTAGCTATTTTTGAAATCTCTGCTTTATACTTTTCAAGGTCAGTAGAAAAGCCTAATTCCTTCGGATTAAAAGTTTTTATAGTTGCTTTTGTTGTCGGATCAATGATACTTACAAAGACCGGCTTTTCCTCTTCCTTTTTCTTTTCCACTTTTTTCTCTACTTTTGTCTTCGGTTGTTGTTCAGATGCCTTTGTCTCTTTAATCGGTTGATCTGTACAACCGACCAATAGCACAAAACTTCCAGCCAATAAAATTGAAATAACCCTTTTGAGTTTTCCCATGTTCCCCCATCTTTTCCCCAATAATTTATTAAATCTAATTATTTCCATTTCACATACTATTTGACGTTGGTAGACTGGATTTGGTTTCAGATATTATACCATTTTTATTTTCATATTCCTGCAATTAAGAGGAATTAAACCAATAGATTTTATTTTAAGTCGCATGACGCTGAATAATTTACCAGCTTTAAGGTAAGTTTAAGCCTAGGAAAAATTTTTCTAGGGGTGCTAAAAAAATGTCCGTTTTTGTTTACCAAACGTTTATTATTAAACAGGATCAATTTAAAGAAGGAATCGATAATTTAAGAGAGATTAAAAAATTTAGAAATGAAAACTACAACCATAAGGTAGAGATTTTAACTCCTGTGTCTGGGGATGACTATACCTATGCCCTGCTTTCGACTTATGAAGGGTTAGCGGAAATGGAGTTACAAAGTAAGAAAATGTTCGAGGACGAGGAATATTTAGAACTTATTGGTCCTTTTTTTCTAGAGCATGTCGCTGAAGGCAGCATGCATACTCAGATCTATCGTTCATTGGGTGAAGTAAAAATGGCGAAAAAAGAAGAGAAAAAATAATTTGTTCAACAAAACAAACCCAAGAGTTCCCTCTGGGTTTGTTTTGTTGTTACTATTCGAATGTTAATTAGTCTCGTTCTAAAAGTGCTGCCCCTGCAATCCCAGGCTTTGTCATTTCATAAATATCTAAAATGAGATCCAGTTCCTCTTCCGTTAACACATCATGCTGTAAACAAAGTTCTCGAACTGATTTACCACTAATAGTAGCTTCTCTAGCAATACGAGCAGCGATTTCATATCCTAAATGAGGATTAACCGCAGTAATGATTCCTACACTCTTTTCTACATATTCTTTCATGCGGGCTTCATTTGCTTCAATTCCCTTTAAACAATGTTCAGTAAAGGAAGCGAAACCATTATTCATGATACTGATGGATTGGAGCAAATTAAACACCAAGACGGGTTCCATTACATTTAATTCGAGTTGTCCTGCTTCAGAAGCTAGACAGATGGTATGGTCATTCCCAATTACCTGAAAGGCAATTTGATTAATCAGCTCTGGCATAACTGGATTTACCTTCCCAGGCATGATAGATGATCCCGGTTGACGAGCTGGAAGTGAAATCTCTGCTAATCCTGCACGGGGGCCAGAAGCCATTAAGCGAAGATCGTTTGCTATTTTCGACATATTCATCATACATACTTTTAATGCTGCTGACACCTCTGTATAGGCATCCGTGTTTTGGGTAGCATCCACTAAGTGTTCAGCATTAACCAATGGCAGTCCACTAATTCCAGCAAGTTGAATGACAACATCTTTAATGTATGTTGGATCAGCATTTAAACCCGTTCCAACTGCTGTTGCTCCCATATTCACCTCATATAAATTAGCCCTTGATTGATGAATACGGTTTATATCTCTTTCCAATACTCTGCTATATGCCTCAAATTCTTGTCCGAGACGAATCGGAACTGCATCTTGAAGATGGGTCCGTCCCATTTTTATGACATTTTCAAACTGCTTTGCTTTTGTCTTGAAAACCTTGTTCATTTCTTTCATCGTTTCAAGTAACTTTTCAAGCATTTTTAGTGTAGCTATATGAATGGCGGTAGGGAAAACATCATTAGTCGATTGAGACATATTCACATGAGTGTTTGGACTTAAATGGTTATAAGCTCCCTTTTCATGTCCTAGTAACTCTAGTGCCCTATTGGCAATGACTTCATTTGCATTCATATTCATCGATGTCCCTGCTCCCCCTTGGATTGGGTCCACGATAAATTGATCATTCCATTTGCCCTCAATGACTTCATCGGCTGCCTGACTAATAACCTCTCCTAGTCCACTATACAACCGTTTCGTATTCATATTGGCGATTGCAGCCGCTTTCTTAACCATCGCTAACGCTTTAATGAGTTCTTCATGAATGCGGTAGCCAGTTATAGGGAAATTTTCTACCGCCCTAAGTGTTTGAATTCCGTAATAAGCATCAGCTGGTATGTCTTTTTTCCCTAAGAAGTCTTGTTCTACTCTTTTTTTGTCCGCTGTCATCTGTCTCCCACCCTTGTAAATACAAATATATACCTGTATATAAACTTTCTATTACACCAAAATAATAACAGGAAAACACTTTCCTTGTCTCTCTTTTAAGTGTTATTTCATTAATAACAGTATTCATAGTAGTCTAATTTTTCTTACTTTTTCAAAATGTATTGCTAGTGTCATCTATGTATCTTTTCTAAAACTCTAGTAAGTGCTATGATATTCTGCGAGATTACTATTTACAAGGATGGATGAAATGCAGAAGGTTCTATATTTCGCGCTATGTTCTGCTTTACTGCTACAAACAGGATGCAGTTTAAAGACAGCTAATGCCAAAGATATTAATAAAAATAACCCAGTATCATCAATAACAAAAGAAGTCCAGATGAGCAAAGTATCACCTAAAATGAAAGAAGATCCTTTATTCAAACCAAAGGCAGATTTATCAATAAGTGCAGTAACATTTGCTTCTAGTAGTGCTGTTTTGACAATAACAAACTTACCAACAGATGTTTCAGGAGTTAGTTACTTTATTTGGAGAACAGCTGACGGGGTGGAAAATGGCAAGTTATTTTCATCTACTGAAAAAGAAAAAGATTTCTCTCTTTTATTTGGTCCAAGAGAATTTTTAGGAAAGCTTGGGGAGTATCAGATTGAGGTATACGGAAAGACGATAACTGGTTCGGATGAGCTTTTGGCTAAGTCAACTGTAACCTTCCAACAGCACGTTCCAATCTTAATGTATCATGCCATTGACGAATTTAATGGTGAGGGACTAAAAGAGCTGTTTGTGACACCAGAAAATTTTGAAGCCCAAATGCAATACTTAAAAGATAATGGCTATACACTCCTTACGTTTGAGCAGTGGGGAGAAGTCAATAAAGTAAACAAGCCCATTCTTGTTACCTTTGACGACGGGATGAAAAATAACCTGAATGCTTTTCATATTTTACAAAAATTAAAGGATGAGACTTTCAAGCCCACCGCGACAGAGTATGTCATTGCAGGTTATATCGATAGCGGTTCCTACCGATTATCTACTGAAGATATTAAAGAAATGGTGAACTCCGGAATCTTCTCCGTTCAATCCCATACGATGTCACATGCAGATCTTCCAAAAATAACGAATTTTGAGGAAGAGCTACAAGTTTCAAGGGAGAAAATTGAACAAGTAACCGGCAAGCCAGTAATTGCCATTGCCTATCCATATGGTCATTTTAACGAACAAGTAGTGGAGGAAACAAAAAAACACTACAAATTTGCTACAACCACAAAGCCAGGCCAATTTATTGAAAAAAGGCCTGCCAGATGAATTTTTATTTATGCATCGTGTCCGAGTCTCCTACTCCACCACCATTAAAGAGTTTGCTGCATTAGTTGAAACCAAATAGGAGCTTTGAAAGCTCCTTTTTTTAATCAAGCTATATGAAAGAGTGATTGAATTTTTTTAGTAACTGACCAAAGACTTTACGTTCCTCTTCTGACCAATCATTTATCACTTCTTCTAATCTCTCCAACCGCGCTTGCTTATGCTCCTTATAAACCTTAGTTCCCAGTTCGGTAATTTGAAGTGAATAGGCCCTGCCGTCTAAAGGATCAGGTATACGATACAAATACCCTTTTTGCTCTAAAGCAGCTGCTTGTCTACTGATGGTGGAGATATCAAGCTGAAATTCACCTGCTAGTACTTTCACACCTGCAGCTCCTCTATTAGCGATTCTCCTCAATAATAGATAGGCAGAGCGATCAAGAGTACCAAGTCTTTTATGACTTGAAATAGAGGTTGAACGTCGAATTAAGATAGCCAATTCCAGTTCAATCATTT from Bacillus sp. SLBN-46 encodes:
- a CDS encoding sigma 54-interacting transcriptional regulator, which produces MEKTKNDLLYLTRMYKRILDEVDVGVHAVDETGKTIIYNKKMMQMESMDIHDVMDKNLLDVFMFKDDQSSTLVKALQERKETSNVKQTYFNNKGREVTTINNTIPIYLDENLKGAVEIAKDVTKLERLIKGNLNRESTKYTFDSIIGTSPSILEVKESAKRATRTSSYVLIVGDTGTGKELFAQSIHNASGRLSAPFISQNCAALPDNLIESLLFGTKRGAFTGAVDTPGLFEQANGGTLLLDEINSLNLNLQAKLLRVLQEKTIRRIGDTKDTPIDVRVIANMNEDPIDAIANNRLRKDLYYRLGVVTIFVPPLKDRKEDIPLLVAHFIDKYNERFQMNVKGLSEEVHLSFLEYDWHGNVRELEHIIEAAMNIMMDEEVIMYSHLPYQYRSKMQLKERMMPLSTVDTFLKENSDVTIPLKDQMELFEKTYIEHVLKKNDFNISRAARSLGLSRQSLQYRMKKLSLDSK
- a CDS encoding VanW family protein; this translates as MGKLKRVISILLAGSFVLLVGCTDQPIKETKASEQQPKTKVEKKVEKKKEEEKPVFVSIIDPTTKATIKTFNPKELGFSTDLEKYKAEISKIARELARGTETTPGYDKRMILDKLDGKGQVIKGTPQTILDEDELIEKVIQSSVKGGNVEVPLYVTASGYKVEDAAHLGEVLVASYTTHFNSGVVGRTKNIALSAQAINNVILGVGDSFSFNTTVGPSDEAHGFQKAPEALEGKLVEGIGGGICQTSSTLFNAIDKLGVSYIEKHHHSLQVGYVPTGRDATVSYGGKDFRFKNTTGAPVILKAIVRKGALTVEVRTAKAYQDMIKKQM
- the aspA gene encoding aspartate ammonia-lyase, whose product is MTADKKRVEQDFLGKKDIPADAYYGIQTLRAVENFPITGYRIHEELIKALAMVKKAAAIANMNTKRLYSGLGEVISQAADEVIEGKWNDQFIVDPIQGGAGTSMNMNANEVIANRALELLGHEKGAYNHLSPNTHVNMSQSTNDVFPTAIHIATLKMLEKLLETMKEMNKVFKTKAKQFENVIKMGRTHLQDAVPIRLGQEFEAYSRVLERDINRIHQSRANLYEVNMGATAVGTGLNADPTYIKDVVIQLAGISGLPLVNAEHLVDATQNTDAYTEVSAALKVCMMNMSKIANDLRLMASGPRAGLAEISLPARQPGSSIMPGKVNPVMPELINQIAFQVIGNDHTICLASEAGQLELNVMEPVLVFNLLQSISIMNNGFASFTEHCLKGIEANEARMKEYVEKSVGIITAVNPHLGYEIAARIAREATISGKSVRELCLQHDVLTEEELDLILDIYEMTKPGIAGAALLERD
- a CDS encoding MarR family transcriptional regulator — encoded protein: MNEQSLEMIELELAILIRRSTSISSHKRLGTLDRSAYLLLRRIANRGAAGVKVLAGEFQLDISTISRQAAALEQKGYLYRIPDPLDGRAYSLQITELGTKVYKEHKQARLERLEEVINDWSEEERKVFGQLLKKFNHSFI